Proteins co-encoded in one Nicotiana sylvestris chromosome 7, ASM39365v2, whole genome shotgun sequence genomic window:
- the LOC104232970 gene encoding uncharacterized protein isoform X2 gives MNMSTVENLFVQIFERKNRIIEQVKQQTDLYSQHLASKLIIEGITPPPWLLNNHQSSNPQELNKEELISEILVPRPRPPTVRHASARCSLNKRPVVTDDNEDLSHGTFSEIHTSDKGLYHADGTANKVVDHDNNQEYALKGVPELDVSVNSPLDQRDTRFQNNRNDLDRSLARIQRSKSRQKALQLRNSAQGEVEGCSSQQKNCDAASIGIGLSTPERVNLNYGLQILSEPCVVSNGSGGLRESAERNHEGQERDINLHTGESSKHETSAKQLDCVKSHTKKVDSLSDVAEKSHTKKVDNSFATASSHKRSCNFASKGINLSASASQLIDFSNKSDHLLESFPVGSEAIKLKEFVEVHQHEGIENRVTRSRSNAKQLNCINDSLKVDGSAGVVQNDDHTQARSTGCVSGRSWEETNTSNTHKPIVKGCLKTKKKNDIYCGRITRSKSMAKKLPCLVDDSHATISAFSDRLSTDVFATAIGGSSEVLSDNPGSFKSVKPSLGSDQKSKKTQNNIGNEVTTEPVTSTVAGSEGAHSISADSEKSSNENYDTYFPTGSKSIIPCSDNSDTHNQQGNTEAATEGSPTFRSRTSNSDPEVGVECLVANPSPDCFMSMKPKQLHFDDMEKCNLKRSFTPNFEEKSLKPTDDISNTSLEPTSQKKMSGSPVDNRFSWEQSIPKQEISSKLDDVPGSSFALKIRDPAGTGMNGCVSDMNGHLASGNTIYESMGRQCSRQSPYMHDDKTLSNDVGHYDAEPQHVKLNLEESHNSVVELHAEGGNSCDRNAQCLPASYVANTKIAAAPYISSLTKKVTGDSQDCLAKNFEIEDPTFISQDAKRQSCMPNDPNLTCFSGENSDGDVTIKCNIDSDSHQKENDLDTSSPLQSGHNDNENLNLSVSSDIENAKVLSLFDGRFRSSKMDSWPQVKRKNIEDKQANCFSDCPKSEMSKLYRIHMDAISLNINTIQEKSDNVVEHTPFRVKSSNAGISEKINCHLREGAPSSPKLQKEVGGNSCDRNACLPASYVANTETAATHNISTMAEKVTGNSQDCLVKELEIEDLTSISQDTKRESSMPNDRNLYCFDGESSHGDVCVKCDMDRDSHQKENDMPTWSPQQSGCNDEQNLNLSISSEIENSRESLLFDGRFRSAKLDSWPQVKRRRIEDRQTKCFSVCPNSQMSKLYHMQMDAISLNFNTTQEQSDSVLELTPFRAKSSDVCISEKKNCSFGEGISSLLKLQNEVDAVHFKQFGSASSSDDKLLRVSHVSSLFKEPAEKELETGEEHELLSDAEKSSDEQDISDLLHLEKNVKLDNPKDVTCLERKSHTGDQSLYSQSCVSSSPQNKDLDITDADQSKPVLEGFIIDASTADGEMDIAQFGISYDNLNFPSTTIQRASILERICKSASANTPLSHLTSAFGLHHTQNLYQSLPNGLLEHLDLRSTLFPEEGVNKQLRASYSCVDEVNDSKLEIPCSDYQSSYQCQFGGRSGSQYQSPVGKFWERISSHSTSSEKRLSSNPELTCFPIEEDPNSSEENEAADEVAGKICDEFDSTVVNSHVKRLPLADVTDSYLNPPASISEAERSHARGSLDSLKTDASCTGHHNKAKRKLGSSFKNMSGAKVKQSFLMGAKGIKQGKESLRRSSRQKLSSKSSFKSERQNLSEKGARQNNIVSNVTSFIPLVQQKQAAAVCTVKRDIKVKALEAAEAAKRLEEKKENERKMRKEAMKHERARLEQENSKQLELHKKKKEEEKKKKEADAITRKRLREEEEKNDKEKKRKRVEEARRQQREHEDKTHAKRAEKGKGILTIDEKMTDKKKCNSDVEKCQTEKERVGKTFKKQETEPKPVEPVRNDSFQATTPPGKCHVSDNSTDHEKVTCVLGKPDANTECVAKKSQEKSYEISPYQCSDDEDDEDEDLPIRKFVPSWSSKLSVANALPLQQTIDPDSIFPPESFCSMDEVLVPRKLQKRHAPI, from the exons CTGTATAGCCAACACCTCGCTTCTAAACTTATAATCGAAGGAATTACTCCTCCTCCATGGCTCTTGAATAATCACCAGTCGTCAAATCCTCAAG AGCTGAACAAAGAAGAGCTGATTTCTGAAATTTTAGTTCCACGACCACGGCCACCTACTGTGCGCCATGCTAGTGCTCGTTGCTCATTGAACAAGAGGCCAGTTGTCACAGATGACAACGAAGATCTGTCTCATGGAACATTCTCCGAGATTCATACTTCCGACAAAGGCCTTTATCACGCAGATGGGACAGCTAATAAAGTTGTAGATCATGATAATAACCAGGAATATGCTCTGAAAGGTGTTCCCGAGCTTGATGTAAGTGTTAACTCTCCCCTAGATCAGAGAGATACAAGATTCCAGAACAATCGTAATGATCTAGACCGGTCACTAGCTAGAATACAAAGGTCTAAGTCTAGACAAAAGGCTCTTCAGCTTCGTAATAGTGCACAAGGGGAAGTGGAGGGCTGCTCCAGTCAGCAGAAAAATTGTGATGCTGCCTCTATAGGGATTGGTCTCTCTACTCCTGAACGAGTTAATCTCAATTATGGGTTGCAGATATTGTCTGAACCTTGTGTAGTTAGTAATGGTAGTGGCGGGTTGAGGGAATCAGCTGAAAGAAATCATGAAGGTCAAGAAAGGGACATCAATTTACATACTGGTGAGAGTTCTAAGCATGAAACATCTGCGAAGCAACTTGACTGTGTGAAAAGTCATACAAAAAAAGTGGATAGCTTGTCTGATGTTGCTGAGAAAAGTCATACAAAAAAAGTGGATAACTCTTTTGCTACAGCTTCAAGCCACAAACGTAGCTGCAATTTTGCTTCCAAAGGTATCAATTTGTCTGCCTCTGCTTCTCAACTAATTGATTTTTCCAACAAGTCAGACCACTTGTTGGAATCTTTTCCTGTTGGTAGTGAAGCTATCAAATTAAAGGAATTTGTAGAAGTACACCAGCATGAGGGGATTGAAAATAGAGTCACAAGGTCCAGAAGTAATGCCAAACAACTGAACTGTATAAATGATTCTCTTAAAGTGGATGGTTCTGCTGGCGTAGTTCAAAACGATGATCATACCCAAGCACGCTCTACAGGTTGTGTGTCAGGTAGGTCATGGGAAGAGACTAATACATCTAATACTCACAAGCCAATAGTCAAAGGCTGCCTGAAAACTAAGAAGAAGAATGACATTTATTGTGGTAGGATCACAAGATCCAAGAGTATGGCCAAAAAATTGCCTTGTCTGGTTGATGATTCACATGCCACTATATCTGCATTCTCAGATAGGTTGAGCACTGATGTTTTTGCTACAGCAATTGGTGGATCATCAGAAGTGTTATCTGACAATCCTGGTTCATTCAAGTCAGTTAAACCTTCTCTTGGATCAgatcagaaaagcaaaaagacacaAAATAACATTGGCAACGAAGTCACAACAGAGCCTGTAACTTCCACTGTTGCTGGTTCTGAAGGTGCCCATTCTATATCTGCTGATTCAGAGAAGTCTTCCAATGAAAATTACGATACTTATTTTCCAACAGGCAGTAAATCGATCATCCCTTGCTCTGATAACAGTGACACCCATAATCAGCAAGGAAACACTGAAGCTGCGACGGAAGGATCTCCCACTTTTAGGTCTAGAACCAGCAATTCTGACCCAGAAGTGGGAGTGGAATGTCTGGTTGCCAATCCTTCACCTGATTGTTTTATGTCAATGAAGCCGAAACAACTTCACTTTGATGACATGGAAAAGTGTAACCTGAAGAGGAGCTTTACTCCTAACTTTGAGGAGAAGAGCTTGAAACCAACAGATGATATTTCCAATACCTCACTAGAACCAACCTCACAAAAGAAGATGTCCGGCAGCCCTGTGGATAACAGATTTTCTTGGGAACAGTCAATACCCAAGCAGGAAATTTCAAGTAAGTTAGACGACGTTCCAGGGAGTTCTTTTGCTTTGAAAATCAGAGACCCTGCTGGTACTGGAATGAATGGCTGTGTATCAGACATGAATGGACATCTTGCATCAGGGAATACTATATATGAGTCAATGGGCAGACAATGTTCTCGGCAATCTCCTTATATGCATGATGATAAGACACTGTCAAATGATGTTGGTCATTATGATGCAGAGCCTCAGCATGTTAAACTCAATTTAGAAGAATCACATAATTCTGTGGTAGAACTGCACGCAGAG GGAGGTAACAGTTGTGACAGGAATGCTCAGTGTCTACCTGCATCTTATGTTGCCAACACCAAAATTGCTGCAGCACCTTACATCTCAAGTTTGACTAAAAAGGTGACTGGAGATTCCCAGGATTGCTTGGCAAAGAACTTTGAAATTGAAGATCCAACTTTCATTTCCCAAGATGCGAAGAGACAGTCTTGCATGCCAAATGATCCAAATTTAACTTGTTTTAGTGGTGAAAACAGTGATGGAGATGTTACCATCAAGTGCAACATTGATAGCGATTCCCATCAGAAGGAGAATGACTTGGATACGTCTAGTCCCCTACAATCTGGTCACAATGATAATGAGAATCTCAATCTCTCCGTATCAAGTGATATTGAAAATGCAAAGGTGCTGTCGTTGTTTGATGGCAGATTCAGATCTTCTAAGATGGATTCATGGCCACAAGTCAAGAGGAAAAATATTGAAGATAAGCAGGCTAACTGCTTTTCTGATTGTCCAAAATCTGAAATGTCAAAGCTTTACCGGATACATATGGATGCTATAAGCTTAAACATCAATACCATTCAAGAAAAATCAGACAATGTTGTGGAACATACACCTTTCAGAGTCAAGAGTTCTAATGCAGGTATATCCGAGAAGATAAACTGTCATTTGAGAGAAGGAGCACCTTCCTCGCCAAAGCTGCAAAAAGAAGTG GGAGGTAACAGTTGTGACAGGAATGCTTGTCTACCTGCATCTTATGTTGCCAACACTGAAACTGCTGCGACACATAACATCTCAACTATGGCCGAAAAGGTGACTGGCAATTCCCAGGATTGCTTGGTGAAGGAACTTGAAATTGAAGATCTGACTTCCATTTCCCAAGATACAAAGAGAGAGTCTAGTATGCCAAATGATCGAAATTTATATTGTTTTGATGGTGAAAGTAGTCATGGAGATGTGTGTGTCAAGTGCGATATGGATAGGGATTCCCATCAGAAAGAGAATGACATGCCTACATGGAGTCCTCAACAATCTGGATGCAATGATGAGCAGAATCTCAATCTTTCCATATCAAGTGAAATTGAAAATTCAAGGGAGTCCTTGCTGTTTGATGGAAGATTCAGATCTGCTAAGCTGGATTCGTGGCCACAAGTTAAGAGGAGAAGAATTGAAGATAGGCAAACTAAATGCTTTTCTGTTTGTCCAAACTCTCAAATGTCAAAGCTTTATCACATGCAGATGGATGCTATAAGCTTAAACTTCAACACCACTCAAGAGCAATCAGACAGTGTTTTGGAACTTACACCTTTCAGAGCCAAGAGTTCTGATGTGTGTATATCCGAGAAGAAAAATTGTTCTTTTGGAGAAGGAATTAGTTCCTTGTTGAAGCTGCAAAATGAAGTG GATGCGGTACATTTTAAACAGTTCGGATCTGCTTCCTCTTCTGATGACAAACTGTTACGTGTATCTCATGTCTCAAGTTTGTTTAAAGAGCCAGCTGAAAAGGAACTGGAAACTGGAGAAGAACATGAACTCCTTTCTGATGCTGAAAAATCCTCTGATGAACAAGACATTTCAGACTTGCTGCACCTTGAAAAGAATGTTAAGTTGGATAATCCTAAAGACGTGACTTGtttggagagaaaatctcatacTGGAGACCAGAGCCTATATTCCCAATCATGTGTTAGCAGTTCTCCGCAAAATAAAGACTTGGATATCACCGATGCTGATCAATCTAAGCCTGTGCTCGAGGGTTTCATTATTGATGCCTCAACAGCAGATGGGGAAATGGATATTGCCCAATTTGGGATCAGCTATGATAACCTGAACTTTCCAAGCACAACAATTCAGCGTGCTAGCATTCTGGAGCGCATCTGCAAATCAGCTAGTGCAAATACACCCTTATCTCATCTCACATCTGCTTTTGGGTTGCACCATACTCAAAATCTATATCAATCTTTACCTAATGGGCTTCTTGAGCACCTGGATCTGAGGAGCACCTTGTTTCCGGAGGAGGGTGTCAACAAACAGCTTAGGGCAAGTTATAGCTGTGTGGATGAAGTGAATGATTCTAAACTGGAGATACCTTGTTCTGATTATCAATCTTCTTACCAATGTCAATTTGGAGGGAGGTCAGGGAGCCAATACCAGTCTCCTGTTGGAAAGTTTTGGGAAAGGATCTCGTCACATTCTACCAGTTCAGAGAAGCGTTTGAGCTCAAACCCGGAGCTCACGTGTTTCCCAATTGAGGAGGATCCCAATAGTAGTGAGGAGAATGAGGCTGCAGATGAGGTGGCTGGTAAAATCTGTGATGAATTTGATTCAACGGTAGTGAATAGTCATGTCAAAAGACTACCACTTGCTGATGTAACTGACTCATATCTGAATCCTCCCGCTTCAATCTCTGAAGCTGAGAGGTCTCATGCTAGGGGAAGTCTGGATTCTCTTAAGACAGATGCTAGCTGCACTGGGCATCataataaagccaaaagaaaGCTTGGAAGTAGCTTCAAAAATATGAGTGGGGCAAAGGTGAAACAGAGTTTTTTGATGGGTGCAAAAGGAATTAAACAAGGTAAGGAATCCCTTAGGAGGTCTAGTAGGCAAAAGTTATCATCTAAATCCAGTTTTAAGAGCGAGAGACAGAACCTATCAGAAAAAGGGGCAAGACAGAACAACATTGTCTCAAATGTGACTTCATTTATACCACTAGTCCAACAGAAACAAGCAGCTGCTGTATGTACAG TAAAGAGAGACATCAAAGTGAAGGCTCTGGAAGCTGCTGAAGCTGCAAAACGCCtggaagagaaaaaagagaacgAGCGTAAGATGAGGAAAGAAGCAATGAAGCATGAGCGGGCACGGTTGGAGcaagaaaattcaaaacaattGGAATTACACAAGAAAAAGAAGgaagaggaaaagaagaaaaaggaggcTGATGCAATAACAAGGAAAAGGCTGagggaagaagaagagaaaaatgacaaggaaaagaaaagaaagcgaGTAGAAGAAGCACGACGACAGCAGAGAGAGCATGAGGATAAAACTCATGCGAAAAGAGCGGAGAAAGGCAAAGGAATTCTCACTATT GACGAAAAGATGACAGATAAAAAGAAATGTAATAGTGACGTGGAAAAGtgtcaaacagagaaagaaagagtAGGAAAGACCTTCAAGAAGCAAGAAACTGAACCCAAGCCGGTGGAACCCGTGAGAAATGATTCATTTCAAGCAACGACACCACCAGGAAAATGTCACGTTTCTGACAATTCTACTGATCATGAAAAG GTAACATGTGTATTGGGGAAACCTGATGCAAACACTGAATGCGTTGCCAAGAAAAGTCAAGAGAAATCATATGAGATCTCACCTTATCAGTGCTCcgatgatgaagacgatgaggaTGAAGATCTACCCATTCGAAAATTTGTTCCCTCATGGTCCAG CAAACTCAGTGTGGCTAATGCCCTACCTCTGCAGCAAACAATTGACCCTGATTCCATATTCCCCCCCGAAAGTTTCTGCAGTATGGACGAAG TACTTGTGCCCAGGAAGTTACAGAAGAGACATGCGCCGATCTGA